The DNA region GCCATGAGCCAGAGGAAAACGAGGCAAAGCAAAGAAGAGAGAGACACACTGTGGTCATTATTAGCAGTCACTAATTGACTAGAATAAGTTCCTCAATTTAATCATATTTTGTTTCTTAATGCGTACTAATCATTATGTTATCCCTTCACTGTCTCTTCATTTCTCATTCCTTTGTGCAGCTTCCTGTTGGGATGATGGCACAGAAGAGTTAGCATCACATTTATTTAGTGAGAGAATGAGATCCTCGTTACAAGTTCAGAAAGAATACACaaaaaaactatttaaaaaCATATCAAGGGCCAAGCactcttgttttttcttctttttcagaATCAATTTCTCTCGCAAATAGTCAAAACCTAATGATCAATGATTACATCAGTTTCAACTTCAAAACTACGCCTCTGGCTCTACAATTTATTATAGTAGGAAGTCTTAGAATAAGACAAGGTTGTAGCTTGAGACAGTTTAGTTTACAACCTGACCTATGAAGAAAGCAAAAGCTACTATAATTGTCAAGACAGCCAAATTAAAACAGAATAAGTTACTAGAAACCACAGGGTCATTTTGCACTTTGAAAATTGTCCGCAGTTCAAAGATTCAGTTACAATGAATTAAAGTTACATGAATCTCGTCTCTTATTCTACCTCAAAATAGAGAACAATATTTTTAGCATGTACAGATTGCCAATAAACAGCCAATCTCGATGTAAATAGTTCATAACAAAGCTTCCTGAAGAAATATTATCCGGTGATCATGTCCCTCCCTCtaaaaacattttaaataaGTGAAAGTTCTAATTGACAACATCAAGTACCAGCTTCCGTGTCTTAAGAACAGACCACCTCAAACGCCTGTCGTAAGCAGCTTGAAGTAGCGCAAGGGACAACATTTGAATCCCACCTGCAATGGAATACAAGTTTATCAGAAACTACCATTTCGTAACGTAAAATGTTTTCTATAGAATACAGAAACCTAAATaccaattttctttcttccatctTCGGTTCGGCAGCCCAAGATAAAGTGGATATCACATCTTTTCCCATctacaatatcaatatggaGGACCAAGTGAGCTTGCAGTTTTGCAAACTAACGTACCAGAAGTGTGCAAAAATATATGCTGTCCTAAGTAATAATGGGAGCCAACCTGAGAAACCATCTTCATATTCGACAGCTCCTTCAGAAACCATTTTAAGCATTGTAATGGTACCGCCAGGGAAGTAAGGATTATAGTGCAGTCCATCACTAATTTACAACAAGGTATGAGCTTGACTGGTAGAGATAACAAGTTCTGCTTCAATTAAAGATAGAAAGAATGCGGAGATTAAAAAAAACGTAAGGGGGGAATAGGAAAGTAGAGCAATTGCAAGCATAACAGCTACACGCAACGGAAATACACAAATAAGAAAAACCAGATGATAAAAATGACATAGTAAGGGTGCAAATGGAATTGAATTGTGGATGTAAAGATTCCACAGCAATACATCAGATGTGATCCTGCCATTCTAAACAATCCTAGATTGATGCTGCTCCTACCACTTTTTAGTTCCGTTAATGATTAGCAATGAGAAGAACTTAAAACATACAATTATAGGATCATTACCCTCCAGATCCTGATTCCAACATCAAATAATAAAGATGCCTAAAGTTTGAGGTAAGGAATCAGTTAAATAGATGAATACCACCCCCCCTTCTCAGTCGGACGATAGATACTTAAACTGACAAAGTCTGCAAGCAGAAGCAAGAAAGCAATTTGCCATCAAGCTCGTAAGTCAGAAGTTAgcagtaatttaattttaatcaCAGACACAAAACAATTTACAAAACACTAGCAGGAAAACACTTTTCTTAAGGCAACAGAGGATTTCAGGTATTAGACAATTTTAGAGGTATGGCCATGAATTATTAACTAACCTCCACATGTGCTAGAATTAGACAGATGCCTTATTTAGACAAGATGAATATTCCCAACAGTTTACGGATTTTGAGCAAAAAGCATGACAACTTGGAACGCTACCAGTATATAAGCATTGAAACTCAGTATGAGAACAATAGTTAAAAAATCGCACTAATTTGGAGACAAAGTTATAACCATGGCCAGGATATGGAAGAACTTAGAATGCTCATGATGTTCAGAATATTTGCTCTTCAAGTTACACAGCAAAACAAAACACAAACTGCTCTCTTTCCTAATCTCCTGCTCTTCCCAATAACAAGGAAAAACCATATAAATATgagggaagagatgaagaaattCTGATAGAAACATGAGAGTAGAAAAATACTTCTACTGTGCAAAGTTTCTCGGGCTTCTATGGCGGCACCACCAGCAATAACTTAAAATTATATCATTGGGAAAGTAGAACAGTTCAGAGCTTTTAAGACTTCATGAGCACAAAACTAGTGTCAAGGAGAAATACAAATGTTTACGAAACTTATCATGCCATAGCACCAGCAGGAGGATCACGATAACCAGTTAGAAGAGCAAACACATAATTCTGACCATTAGGCCTGAGAAAAAGCAACGAAAGATAACTACGGCAGACAACAGGCCTGATTTAAATTAGAATGAGAAGGTAGGCAATACTTTAGTGATAAGACTTAAATCTGGAGGATAAGCGCCCCCATTAGCAAATCTAGCTGCTGCTTCATTTGCATATGGCTGGAGGAAAACGATCACTCAGCTTACCAGGACAAGTGAACATTTAACCCTCATAATTGGGCCCATCAACAACCTCAGTCTCAGCTAGCATAGCTTTTTACTTCCTCCTCTGTATAGGCCACCCCAACCAAGTCACGGTATGAAATAAGCGACACTGAGTGGCAGATGCACACACTTGTTGTTAAACCTGGTGACCATGAAGAATCCTGTTTGCAAAAGAGCAACCAGAGTGATCCAACTGAATATAAGTTTAAATCACCAGTTGAATTCCTTAAGCAAGCTACATAATTGCTTGATCAATTCCCCGAAGGTGGCAACAGAACAATAACATGGAGTTTGGTTCATGGAATAGAATCCTCATCTAACTCTTGTTTAGCCTGTATCTTAGGTTGCGGGGATAGTTATTCCTAGAAATCCCCTTCCCGACCAAGTCACGAATCACTTTGCCTTGTTCTTCCTTAAGATGCTCATTCCAGCTATTTTGGTCCTTATCTCCGcattcttcatttcttttgtgatgattccatgttttcAACTTGAAAATTGAACAAACTTCTTATTTGCTCATAACTATCATTATGGAATGCCTACCCCGAGCAAAATGTCATGTAATGTGAACACCTCGGAGCCTTATAATGGATCAAGTGCACTTGACAAAAATCCTTATCAAAAAACCCACAACTAGCATGGAATTAACATTTTTGGATGGAGAAAGTGGGATGAGGGGACAGTAGCATTAGAAGCACAAAACAGTGTGAAAACGATGTTATCACATATAAGTTTTACAGCTGAATGCAGAGACCAACTAAGGCAGGGGAGCAATGGAGGAGCTAGAGATTTAGCTGAAACTCACGAAGCATGATCATATGAGCTGAGAATGCCTTTTTGGGGCCAAGGATAGCTTGGACATTCCAAACTTTGTTCAGCTTCAGCAGCTGATGCTATTGCTGCAAAACTTAAGAGCCCCAATACACCCACTCTTATGAGTGTCAAGGCTTTAAGAGACTTCATGCCACCAGATCCAACTTCCTCTTGATCTATCTCTGAAACAAAGGATGATAAAATTGGAGAGGCCTGAAAATCAATGTGGTTTAAGAAATATAtactaaaataataagaagCCCAAATCTAAGCATTTCAACTTAATCAGACAACAAGCACAGAACTTCTCATGTCAGATATGAGCTTAAAGATGGCCACTGTGGATTGCTCAAGAATCAAGATCCATTTGGCTTGTAGTTACAATTGGATGCTACATAACTGAATGCTAGGTTATTGTCTTCAACCATATAACTGCATGCACAAGCATGAAAAGATGCAGACTCCAATTggcagtaaaaaaaaaaaaaaaaacaactcaaCATTTCATTCCACTTCAATGTTTACAGTAACGAGCCAAATTCCAACCACCACCACATTCTTTGAGCAATATTAATTCGCTAGTTTTATGATCATGCGAACAATTGACCCCATAATTCAGTGGAATATGTGGTATACATGTTTGAGCACTTAAGTTTGTAAACTAATGTCATCTTTTCATCCTTTACAACAAGAAGTACGCCTTAATCTCAAGCAAGGATcgactatatgaatcctcactaaCCATGTCACTCCATTTAAGCTCATCTCAAACCAATatcatacaaaataaaaataaaataagaagtgCCAGAAGTTTGCCATGTTTTCTACCTTTAAgtgtatttttatttatctattcaTTCTTACGACCTTTATTAACTAACTctaataaaaattgaaaagccgttaataataaaattgattttcatattatgTTCACAGTGCACTATTTTTTCATTCTACCATTTATGCGAAACATATAGTCAAACCTGGTTTTTGCTGGGGTTTTGCCTGATTTTCTTAtcatatttgagttttacttatctcttgaaggaAAGTCAAAGTATAGCCataattgttttaatttttttgaaagaaaaatataattatcttCCATATTTGGCTATTTCTTTTGTTGGAGGAAAAGTTTTTGAACTCCATATATTGAAGACTTCCACTCATACAACAAAAAACACAGAAAAGCATCTACAATGTATCATTAAAAGAGTAGTAATATTCTCTCAtagtttaaatattttttttttatattagtttttcaataTATAGGTCACTTAaccaaatcatattataatattacgttttttattgtattttcttTGTGTCTGATTTATCGTTGTTTAAGATTTGTAATTATTAGTTTCCGCATGGCGCCATGTTATTTCGAatccaacaagtggtatcagatcCAATGGTCCAACAAGGTTGAAGATAGTTTCAAGGCGGATCGGTTCAAGTGCAACCAACTCAACGATTATGAAGATTTTcgtccaaaaaataaaaaaacaaaagatatcTGAAGTACTACATGTGGAGACAATTTTCAAGCATATTTTAAACAATCCCtgcatatttttaaaacaaaaataatttttaactcatgctTACTTTTTTAACGCATGAGCTCCAACTATTAGCCCTTGCTTCTTTTTAACGCTTGGGCCTATTTCAACCCATGTTCACTTTCAATGCATGGGCTTTACTTTCAACCTGTGCTCACATTTAAAACACAAGACTCAAATTTTCAACCATACCTACTTTTAATCATAGCAAGTAGcagtgatgaagattatgtgaagaaaaCGGATCAACTTTTGTCATAGAAAATCCAGGTCAAAAGGGGAGATTTGTTTGGGGtttgccctgattttcttaccatatttgagttttactttttCTCTCGAAGGAAAGTCAAAGTATAACCATAATTGTTTTACTTTTcctgaaaggaaaatataattctcttccatatttggcTATTTCTTTTCTTAGAGGAAAAGTTTTTGACCTCATATAGAAGACTCCCTCTcatacaataaaaaaaaacagaaaaatatCTACAATGTAGTCATTAAAAGAGTTTCGTTCAGGGATAGATTATTCTCTcatagtttttatttatttatttttctatttattttttaatatgtaggtcacttgaccaaattatattataatattacgttttttaatatattttttgtgtcTGATTTATCGTCCTTCAAGCTTTGCCATTATTAGCTTCCGCATAATGCCATGTTATTTCGAACCCAACAGTTTTATCAACAAAATGTTTTTGTTGCCTTCAAATAATTCCTTTCATTTGAAAAGGCTTCTCTATCTTTATCATTTGTTTCTTTAAGGCCAACTTTGCTGTTACCACACTATCCAAGTATGCACAGCATTTCACctgtacataaatatattattttctgcttttcttttttgtactTTCTTTGGAGAAAATGCAGGAAATGCATGATAACAGGTTGAATGTCAATGAAATTTGCTTCAACCATAGTTAACCCGAAGTGCATACATCCAAGTTTTGTAAAATAATAACGACggtaagaaaatgaaatgaaataattggCTTTCTGCAACATACAATTAGGTTATTAAACTAACAAACGACCATTTGAAGATAATGGCGAAGAATAGACATTGTTAAAAGAAATGAGGCTTTCTTAATTAAATGACAATAGGATGTGAAATAAGGCCATACTGTGGATTGAGATTGAAGTTTCCTGCCTAAAAACTGATAGATCCTTCTTACTCCCAACATGTTAGTCAAAGCCTATGTAAATTAGATAAACAAATAGTCAAATAGTtaaagaaaaagcaaataatTCAAGGAGGACAATAAAGTGCTACTTTTTCAACTTAATTATGTACAAACGAGATAtccttaaattccaattttctAAACGCATGACATATGTAGAGTCGAAGCATGTTTTGTTCACaaatcaacacaacaacaacgaTCGTGTCAATCCCAAACTAGTCAGGGTCGACAAAATCGTTCTTTAGAATCAGAAGATTTGTGACCAGCTTTAAGCTTTAAAAATGGACacttttaattttcataaaatattttaacaaaatttaTCTATTAGAATAGAGAATTGTgaaaaaaattaaccaaaaacAGCAGGAGATTTCCATCAAATGTTGGGAAAATGCAACACAAAAAGTTGCACTATACACTAAAAAGAACACAAGTTATGCCTCTAACCGGTGCATCAGACTCTAAAAAATAGACCACAATAATTGGCAAAATTTGCACCTCCAAATATGAGTTTTTGCCAGATCTTTTTTCGCACAATTTTTAAATGTTACTTTGAACCAAACTCAAACGTAAGATAAGTTGGACCATAGGCGATTTGCTCGGTATTCCCCTACTGCAATTTCAGTCATAATTTTTTGTCTTTCTACTCGATAAACCTTCCAAAAGGACACTGCTACGATTAAGATGTCATATTTTGGACTGCGGTGTCTTGATTTCCACTAATAGATGTTATTTAGTTATATCTTCTCTGCTGCAACTTACCAGTATGAGGAACAGAAGTCACTTgcatttcttttaattaaaaaaaatatatatgttaaagcAGCTAAAGATGTTGTCTAGCGGTCAATAAAGTGAAAGGAAAATAATGAGGTTTCAAAggtttcaacttcaaatctcATAGAGGCAAAAATCACTTTTGGCATGAGTGATTTTTTCTCATTTGCCGAAGCCTTGATTACACAACAATTTGGCACAAAACTAAGTGAATTTTCTGTTTTATACATAATTGTGCATGTGTTGATGAATACATTTTTCGTACCCGTATCAACTGGGAACTAATCAAGCACTCATAACGTTTGAAGTTAGTGCAATTGacatattcaaattttcaagcCAACGTATAGCCTCTTAAGAAGTTTATTTAAAGCTCTCCTACGCCATTCATATTTCTCATTCAGTCCCACTTTAACAATCATTACTATTCCTAACATTGATCTTACAGCCAAAAGATGCCAAGCAACAGCACAAGACAATGCATTAGCTCTAAAGCAAAGTCCGTCGTTACATCCGAAGTTTTAACTAGCTACAAGTCTCCAATAGAGGTGAAGATTCCAAGAAAAAAGATCACAGATCATTTCTCCACTGCCATTGGAGAGTTATCTTTCTGAAGAAAAGCCCAGTTTTCTGCACTCTTCATGCACTCCGACATTGGTAATACCTTTCTCTTGAAGGGCAACAAAGCTAGATCCTAATAGCTTTGAGTCCATCTGTTTATGTAATATCATCTCTGACAAATGTGGTGGTCAACATACAACGTCAACTTATGAACATGTTCATAGTGCATTACATCTGATTGAATATGGTACATCAAGACCGATATTTACAAAGAATGATTAACATCACATAGATGGCAACACAATGATGCACTGCATCGAGTAAGAACCTTCTCTTTATACGCCTAAATGCATCACCATTGTAACTCAATGTATACGagaaaaatttagaaaagaagaagacaaagaTAAAGAAGGCTAATACACAGTTAGGCTCAAGGAGAATGACAATGAAGAGGAGAGCATTGGTCTAAGATGGATCTTATAGAACTGCCAGCATATTGTACAGAGCAAACGTATATATATCCTTTTGGACTACTCCATTGGTTTAGTCTCTTTAAACTACCGTCTATAAGTTTCacctgaaaaagaaaaagaaaaaaacaaaagcaaacCCACATTAAGCATAGTGCCAAATAACTTCACCGCTtgctttaaaataaaaaataaaaaagaggatAGTATTTTGCAGGAATTCAACTTCTTGGAGAAAATTTAACGCCGGTACCATGACATCTAATTATGCCAAAACAAAACTAATCTTGATTGCTTATTATCTCTCacaaacatcaagaagtgacACGTGACTCCACTTAAACAAATTCAAGCTAATTTCACAGCAATTTCATGAAATCCATAGTCCATTTCTTGTTCTGGACCAATGGCTTTAATACAGCGTTTAATGACCAAATTACATGACAACTGTCATCTTTTTTTCCTCCCAGTTCTCAGTGTTTCATTAGAAGATACAATACGAATacttatatttaaatttaaagcaAAATCATCAGTGACACTGAACAATTTTCTAGTAAAGGATGCACAAAAAATCATTATGAACATTCTAGATACAGTTGAAACACCATCTCCACTGACCTCATTGAGGAGCAGTCTAGTTGGCCCAGTATCAATACACTTGAGAAAGATGCTCAATCTATCCACAGCTTTTAAAGTGAAGATTCATCCAAAATCTCTGCAATTGAGtgttttttcagaaaaaaaaataataataacaatcgATGTAGAAATTATTCTGAGGGGAAgatagaagagagagagagagagagacctaTATCATTTCAATGTTGGAGCAAAAGGAGCCGGACACGGAGATATGGAGTCATCAGGTAATTGATTAATGAAGTTCGCTGTAGTTTCCAGGCAAGCatttagaattttcttttccaacCTGACAAGCTGTGTAGCAACTCGCCTTTTTGGATCCAGATCAGCATCAGCCAACTATGAGAAGTAAACTGACATTAGACTCATGCTGATGACCATAGATCAATGTTCAACCTCGAAAAAGCATTAGGAGATTACCAAAGCCTCATCTTCACTTAGAATGGTCGGATAACAAGCCAGCCTTGCCTTGAAATAATCACTTAACTGGTCAAGAACTGCTCTTTCCATACAAGGACTCATCTGTATTGATTAAAAATAGAGGTAAGATTTTCACATTTTGTTAATGTGTAACTGGATAACAGCAAATTTCAATTGTGGTTTAAGTTGGGATGCTGtgaatatttttctttctccttttattCTCTTTTTATCCAGAGTATGGTCTTCCATAGTTACGAGCTAGACGCCATGAAATAAGTTTTAGTAGAACTGGGAGCAAGATATGCATAAAATAGGACACCATGCTTCTCTGGGTGGCATCAAACTCCTCACTTGGAAAAGCACCAAATGATCCATGCTACATGACATGATACACTACTGAACTACATCAACAGCTAGCTGGCTATGACATGTCAGTGACATGTAAACAATCATCTGCACTTGACAGGAATTAGTAAATGAGTATCAGTTGCCACAGGAATTGGAAACCGTGCTTCTCTGGGTAGCATCCTTTTGTGATTTCAACCTGTTCTATTGAAATTATATTGCCTGGTTACAGATAAATATATCACATCGTTTACATAGGCACCTATTTGATTCAAACGAGAGAAGAAGTTAGGTCAACAAGAATCTCTACTTTCTCTGGTCCATGCAATTATCGTTTCACATAACTATGCTAGAAGCTTACAACAGCCAGAAGATTTTACCGGACAAATAGGGCCTTGAGATGATAAGACAGTCTGCATTTCCGAAGGATCTGAAACATATCCCAGTCTCAGATAAGGAAGCATCTCCAACACagcctctctttcttttcccaCACATACCTGTTGTTGTATGGGAAtgttaaaaactttttaaattaaaaacaaatcaCAGACAATATTCCTCAAAACTGAGAATTCTACCTGGAAAGCTTGCACTGATAGTTTACCATTCCGTTGAGCAGCCAGTCGCTTGTCCTGATATTGTGGATCCTCTGTATTTAATGCTGCCTGAATTGTATTAAAGGCAATTATTTCAAACTGAAGACCTAATACAATTGTGTGAAGATTGGTTTAAACAATAAATATTACCTCCACCATAAGACGGTCGTACGGATTATCTTCATCAACAAACCCATAGTTAATAAGTAATTTTGAATTAGGTTGTGGTCCACACCTAAAAAATGCAGTAACATATTGTTAAGATATATCTTGCCAAACAACAGCCATAGGACAATACATTTGGTTATGCCTAAAGCAAAGTCTATCTATCTAtcccattttattttttttattttgataggtAAGTCAACTATCCATACAAAGTTTTAACTAGTTACAAGTCTTCAATAGAGGTGAAAATTAAACAAGGATATAGACCATTACTAGTTCTTTGTATCTCCACCATATTGGAGTGCCATCCTAGATTTGAAACACAACCATGTAGTAATTGCTGTGGTCTGAGTTGAAAGAAAAAACTTGAAAACTAACAAAAAGTGTAGAAGGCAGATTACATACCACACAACAATTGGATCTCCTGCGCTATAAGAGCGGTCAACGGCCAGTTGCACTGCACCATTAACAGCTGCTAACATTGCTTTGCAGTTGCTACAATAGGACAATAGTGGTGGTCCCAAGGGGACTAGTGCAAACCTCCGGGCAAGACTAATTTTCTGGTTTTGATAAGGACTTCAATTGGCTTAGTCATTCTTACACATAGAGCTATAAGAAATATAAACTTAACAAAATCCCATTATCAGGGTGTGACGAACCTGCAAATGTACAACACATGATTGCACTGCAACAAAAGCTTGCTTGAAGATCTCAAAAGGAAATGCTTCAGTGGGTATATCATATGGATATTGCTGCACAAGAATGATTGTTGTTAACATCAGAATTAATCAGGTAATTGGCTAATCGCTAAGACGAGTGTGATGGTGCACAAGTGAGAATATATCAGAATAGAACGAATTATAAAACCTGAAATAGTGATCCAGCCATGAACCAGACTGTATCAAGCTCATTGTACTCTCTCTTGATCCCTTCAGCCCTCTCCAAAACTTCAGCCTAAATTTTCACCAAAATCTTGTTTAGCGATGAAGATAGGACTTCTGATATCTATCAGCAGATGGAGACTTAAAATACCTTAGTTGGACTCCCTGTCAGGTAATCAAGTTCAGCATCTGACCAGAGAAGAGGTGATTCCACAGCTAGCTGACCTCTTGCCCGCTGGCGATCCAGTTCTCTTATATAAGGGTACCAGAATGATTTCTTTCCTTGTTTCTTCTCATACATCAGATAAAGCGCTAAGCAGGCTAGTTCAGACAATTTGTTTGTTGTCAAGAGTTCCGCTGTAAAACAAACTTTTCTAATCAACTTTCTATTTTGCAAGGACAAAGAAAAACCATACATCATGTATTAAATCGCCCATTATTTCCAACTAAGCATTCTTGGCCAACCATCACTTGCATAAAGCTATTAAAAATTAGACTCTTTTTGAATTGCTTCTATCGATTGCACATCTACTTCCCGGACTTTAGAATAGTAAAACGGAAAAGAGGGGTCGGGTGCAGAGTGGGAGGAGAGGAGGGCGAATGCGTTCTCTAACTTAAGAGAGTCCGTAATCCACACAGTTTTCACTTACTAACTCCGCCCCCAAAAAAGAATGACGTTGAGGAGTACAAGGGCCAATGCATCTAATTTTTGTGTGGATTTAGAAACTGATttcaagcttttttttttctacaataaaatttacatatttacaAGCTAAAACTATTGGTTTATACTTAAAATATGTTTGTAAAAAATGTAGCAAAACAATCTGTTTGATTTCTCAGATAGCATTAGTGCCAAAAGAAACGGGAACGAAGTAGCGAGAAAATGGAAAGTGTACTTGCAAAAAACAAAACAGCACTTTACCAATGGTCTCATTTCCCAAAACTCTCTCAAGCGTTACCACCAAAGAATCCGGAACAGAAAAAGCAATATCACCAGCCTACAATAAACACAAGTAGACCTCGCgtcaagaaaattcaataaataaataCTCCATCTATTTCAATTTGcttgttttattttcctttttagttcgtTTCAAAAAGAATGACTCTCTCCTATTTGGagactctttaatttcaactttacACATGGcatatttaagatcacaagactAAAaggtattttggtatattcaacatatttttaaatttaagagcacaagattcaaaagtgttatttttactttcttaaactccctgcaagtcaaaaccagacaaacaaattgaaacggaaaaagaacaagaaaataatcaacCTGAAGATCCTCACTAGCAGCAACATAGTGAATGGGCAGATGTTTAGCATTATGAGAAGGCCTATCTTTAATAACAACTTTACAAGAAGGTAATCCATTGTCATGCATCCAAGATTTCAAGTCCCCATATTCAGCTTCTTTCTTACTAACAACTTCAAGAGATTTATGCCCTTCAATAAGTGTATCCGAACTGGAAGAAGCAGAACACATCTTTGGGCGAGAATTTGCATATTTGGGCGAAATGGAAACCCTAGAAAATAGTGCAAGTGGTGGTCGATGAGTGAATGAAGGAAATGGAACCGAAATGCATTTGGTCATTGGTGAATAAACCAAGTCCATGAGTAGAAAAATTGTTATTGGATATATGGCATGAAAGAAAGAGGAATTAGGGttagaaaaaaggaaatttgaaaattgggaAGGTTGAATTGGTAGTATGAAGAAACTTTTTGTAGGGTTTTTTTTAAGAGCTATCAGTGTAAAGGAAGGAGAGTTGCAGATATTTTTATGGCGGATGATGGATTGATGAACTAAACTTTTGTGGATAACTTTTTTACTACTATTTGCTAGTAgctatatatacgtatatgcaGTTAACAATATTAAGtgtttttaaaatcaaaataaaaacaaaaaaatacgcATGGAAGGAGAGTTGCAGATATTTTTATGGCGGATGATGGATTGATG from Lycium ferocissimum isolate CSIRO_LF1 chromosome 2, AGI_CSIRO_Lferr_CH_V1, whole genome shotgun sequence includes:
- the LOC132038174 gene encoding uncharacterized protein LOC132038174; translation: MDLVYSPMTKCISVPFPSFTHRPPLALFSRVSISPKYANSRPKMCSASSSSDTLIEGHKSLEVVSKKEAEYGDLKSWMHDNGLPSCKVVIKDRPSHNAKHLPIHYVAASEDLQAGDIAFSVPDSLVVTLERVLGNETIAELLTTNKLSELACLALYLMYEKKQGKKSFWYPYIRELDRQRARGQLAVESPLLWSDAELDYLTGSPTKAEVLERAEGIKREYNELDTVWFMAGSLFQQYPYDIPTEAFPFEIFKQAFVAVQSCVVHLQKISLARRFALVPLGPPLLSYCSNCKAMLAAVNGAVQLAVDRSYSAGDPIVVWCGPQPNSKLLINYGFVDEDNPYDRLMVEAALNTEDPQYQDKRLAAQRNGKLSVQAFQVCVGKEREAVLEMLPYLRLGYVSDPSEMQTVLSSQGPICPMSPCMERAVLDQLSDYFKARLACYPTILSEDEALLADADLDPKRRVATQLVRLEKKILNACLETTANFINQLPDDSISPCPAPFAPTLK